In Acinetobacter sp. C32I, one genomic interval encodes:
- a CDS encoding cytochrome ubiquinol oxidase subunit I has protein sequence MDLGLTALELARIQFAFTVSFHIIFPATSIGLACFLAMLEWKWLRTQNPIYKDLFKFWIKIFAVAFGMGVVSGVVMSYQFGTNWSEFSRIAGSVTGPLLTYEVLSAFFLEAGFLGIMLFGWGRVSPKAHFFATLMVAIGTCISMFWILSSNSWMQTPQGFTIENGIIIPTDWWAIVFNPSFPYRFAHMAAAAFLVSSLLVVGTAAWHLIKGRRDELIKKSFSMGLWMVLVTSCLQVVIGDNHGLNTLKHQPAKLAAMEGHWETNYDEGMPLYLFGIPDMQEERTKYAIAIPNLGSLILTHSTDGTVKGLKDFAPEDRPNSTIVFWSFRVMVGLGMLMVLLSFVALWLRKKGKLYGSSWFHKFAFVMGPTGYIALLAGWVTTEVGRQPWVIYGVMRTKDGLSHTVTADQVGISLIIFVVVYAIVFGSGIYYMLKLLKKGPEFIEAIDLEPAGHGHFKTPMRPLSAVDESIDQQDPNKEKHHD, from the coding sequence ATGGATCTCGGTCTCACTGCTTTAGAATTAGCCCGAATACAGTTTGCATTTACTGTTTCATTTCACATTATCTTTCCCGCCACCTCGATTGGTCTCGCCTGTTTTCTTGCCATGCTGGAATGGAAATGGCTACGTACTCAAAACCCCATTTATAAAGATTTATTCAAATTCTGGATCAAAATCTTTGCGGTGGCCTTTGGGATGGGTGTGGTATCTGGCGTGGTGATGAGCTACCAGTTTGGTACCAACTGGAGTGAATTTTCCCGTATTGCGGGAAGCGTGACTGGCCCTTTGCTCACTTATGAAGTATTGAGTGCTTTCTTCTTGGAAGCCGGCTTCTTGGGCATCATGCTGTTTGGTTGGGGCCGAGTCAGTCCCAAAGCCCATTTCTTTGCAACCTTGATGGTTGCCATTGGCACCTGTATTTCCATGTTCTGGATTCTCTCCTCCAACAGTTGGATGCAGACACCGCAAGGTTTTACGATCGAGAATGGCATCATTATTCCAACCGATTGGTGGGCGATCGTATTTAATCCTTCCTTCCCTTATCGCTTTGCCCATATGGCCGCTGCTGCATTTTTAGTGTCTTCCTTACTGGTGGTGGGTACTGCTGCATGGCATCTGATCAAAGGCCGTCGTGATGAACTGATCAAAAAATCATTTTCAATGGGTCTCTGGATGGTGCTGGTCACTTCCTGCTTGCAAGTAGTGATTGGCGATAATCATGGCTTAAATACCTTGAAGCATCAGCCGGCAAAATTGGCCGCAATGGAAGGTCATTGGGAGACCAATTATGATGAAGGTATGCCACTGTACTTATTTGGCATTCCAGACATGCAAGAGGAACGTACCAAATACGCGATTGCGATTCCAAATCTAGGCAGTCTGATTTTGACTCATTCTACGGATGGTACAGTCAAAGGTTTAAAAGACTTTGCCCCAGAAGACCGACCAAACTCAACCATTGTGTTTTGGAGTTTCCGGGTCATGGTCGGACTTGGCATGTTAATGGTGCTGCTCTCTTTCGTTGCCTTATGGTTGCGTAAAAAAGGCAAGCTTTATGGTTCATCTTGGTTTCATAAATTCGCTTTTGTCATGGGACCTACAGGCTATATCGCCTTATTGGCGGGATGGGTGACGACTGAAGTTGGCCGTCAACCTTGGGTAATTTATGGAGTGATGCGTACCAAAGATGGTTTGTCGCATACAGTGACTGCCGATCAAGTTGGTATCAGTTTGATCATTTTCGTGGTGGTCTATGCCATCGTGTTTGGTAGCGGTATTTACTACATGCTGAAACTATTGAAAAAAGGTCCTGAATTTATTGAAGCGATTGATCTTGAGCCAGCTGGCCATGGGCATTTCAAAACCCCAATGCGTCCTTTAAGTGCCGTTGATGAAAGCATTGATCAGCAAGACCCAAATAAGGAGAAGCACCATGATTGA
- the cydB gene encoding cytochrome d ubiquinol oxidase subunit II: MIDLSLIWVGIIGLGVLIYVILDGFDLGIGILFPFIKSREERDVMMNTVAPVWDGNETWMVLGGAGLFAAFPLVYSTVLSALYMPITLMVIALIFRGVAFEFRFKANRTKHLWDQAFIWGSILSSFLQGVILGAYIQGIQTTNGIFSGSGLDWFTPFALFTGLGVVAMYAALGCGWLIMKTDHELRDQMYALMPKLIILLFVVFAGVSLYTPLTHPEIAARWFALPNLLYFSPVPVLVLLFTFLILKACKQRQDFKPFIYTLALVFLAFTGFVISLWPNIIPPSVTIWEAAAPHSSQKFALVGAVILIPIIIAYTILSYWVFRDKVRVGDTGYH, encoded by the coding sequence ATGATTGATTTATCTCTGATTTGGGTCGGTATTATCGGTCTTGGTGTTCTGATCTATGTCATTCTGGATGGTTTTGATCTTGGGATCGGAATTCTGTTCCCTTTCATCAAAAGCCGCGAAGAACGTGATGTGATGATGAATACCGTCGCGCCTGTCTGGGATGGCAATGAAACATGGATGGTGCTTGGTGGTGCAGGTTTGTTTGCTGCCTTTCCTCTGGTCTATTCAACCGTTCTTTCAGCCTTATATATGCCGATTACCTTGATGGTGATTGCCCTAATTTTCCGTGGCGTTGCCTTTGAATTCCGTTTTAAGGCGAACCGCACCAAACATTTATGGGATCAAGCCTTTATCTGGGGTTCAATTCTATCTAGCTTCCTGCAAGGCGTGATTTTAGGCGCTTATATTCAAGGTATCCAAACCACCAATGGTATTTTCTCAGGTTCAGGTTTAGATTGGTTCACTCCTTTCGCCTTATTTACGGGGTTGGGTGTGGTTGCCATGTATGCAGCGCTCGGTTGTGGCTGGTTGATTATGAAAACCGACCATGAACTACGAGATCAGATGTATGCACTGATGCCTAAACTGATCATTCTGCTATTTGTGGTTTTTGCAGGTGTCAGTCTCTATACCCCACTGACCCATCCTGAAATTGCTGCGCGTTGGTTTGCTTTGCCAAATCTACTGTATTTTAGCCCTGTACCAGTTTTGGTACTGCTATTTACATTCTTGATTTTAAAAGCATGTAAACAACGTCAGGACTTTAAACCTTTTATCTATACCTTGGCACTCGTGTTCTTGGCCTTTACTGGTTTTGTGATCAGCCTCTGGCCGAATATCATTCCGCCATCGGTCACGATTTGGGAAGCCGCAGCACCGCATTCTAGTCAGAAATTTGCATTGGTTGGTGCGGTAATTCTCATCCCGATCATTATCGCCTATAC